DNA sequence from the Parasphingorhabdus cellanae genome:
TTTCGCTGATTACCGCTCACATCGAGAGAAAGCCGAACGAGATCACCTGTATTGAACGCAAAAGAAGAGATACTTGTAAGGGTTCCAGGCCCAGGCGAACCATCCAAATCTATGCACGATCCGGTCACGCATGAGATTCCAAAACCACCGCTTGCAATCAAATCGGTCGAACCACTGCCGGTTGTATTAAAATTGGCATAGCCGGTGTAGTTTAGCTGCGAAGCGCCGCCGTTTTCACCATCAAAATTGTCTGAAAAGACAATACCGGCATTTGCTGGCGCAATTGTGGCTGCAGATAGTGCCAGCGCTGCGAAAAATTTCTTCATCATATTTCCCTTCGCCAGAACGACCGGCGTTAAAACGTTAAAATTGACGAAATCGAATCGAGCGCGACCCCTCACGACCATTCGTTGAACCGCAACTGGCCTAAAAAAGGGTGCAAAGTCAAATTTTTAGCAAGGATTTGTTAACCTTTTACAAGTCTGTGTCAAAATGAGACTTTGCGTTACACGTCAATCAAACTTCCCCGTCTTCGGGAAACCTGTCGGCGGCAAACGCCCAGCCGCCCCGCGGGCTACCCGCCACATGGTCAGGTCATGTTCGGTGCGGGTGCGGCCGGTATCGCCGCCCATTGCCCAGCTCAGGCCTTCTTCCAGCTTGAACACCGTGGCGTCAGATAGTCCGCCGTCTTTATAACGTTGCAGCATAACGCCCTGTCCCTTGGCCATTTCCGGCATTTCGGACAGCGCAAAGACCACCAGTTTCCGGTTCTCGCCAATCGCCGCGATATGATCTGCGCCCTCTGGCACTGGCCGTACCACCAGCAATTTCGCATCGCCTTTCAGGTTAACGACTTGCCGTCCCTTCTTAGTCTCGGCGACCACATCTTTGATATGGGTGATGAAACCGCGGCCCCAGGTGGAGGCGATGAGCAGCTTGCCGGCCATATCCGCCGCCATCATCGCAATCGGCTCGGTGCCCGGATCCATATCGACCATCGAGGCCACCGGCTCGCCAAAGCCTCGGGCTCCAGGCAATTTGTCCGCGCCCAATGTGTAAAACCGGCCATTGTCACAGCACATCAGCAACTTGTCGGTCGTCTGTGCATGGAATGCAAACTTCGGGCCGTCGCCTTCCTTAAACTTGAAGCTTTCGGGCGCGCTGAGATCCGCATGCCCCTTCATCGCCTTGATCCAGCCGCGCTGCGACATGATCACAGTGACTGGCTCTTTCTCGATAAACGCTTCTAGCGAAATTTCGCGCGCAGGCGCTGCTTCTTCCAGCATCGTGCGGCGCGCACCCAGCGCGGTATCCTCGGCATAGAGTTTGCGCATCGCGGCAAGATCTTTTTTGAGCCGTGTCTTCTGCCGCGCCGGGCTGTCGATCAGCTTTTCCAGACCCTCGCGTTCTTCGAGCAACTTGTCGCGCTCACTGCGCAGCTCCATTTCTTCAAGCTTGCGCAACGACCGCAACCGCATGTTGAGGATCGCCTCTGCCTGACGGTCGTTAAGCTTGAACTCCTCCATCAGCATTGGTTTCGGCTCGTCATTATTGCGGATAATCTCGATCACGCGGTCGAGATTAAGATAGGCGATGATATAGCCTTCCAGCAGCTCCAGCCGCGCATCAATCTTATCCATGCGGTGGCGCGAACGGCGCACCAGAACTTCGATCTGATGGACAATCCATTGTTTCAGGACTTCGGTTATGCCCATGACCTTGGGCGTGCGGTCCTTGTCGAGCACATTCATGTTGAGCGAGAAACGATTTTCCAGATCACTCATCCGGAACAAGGCGTTCATCAGGTCACCGGGGTCGACCGCGCGGCTTTTCGGTTCGAGCACGATACGCACGTCTTCATCGGATTCGTCACGGATATCTGCCAATATGGGCAGCTTTTTATCCGCAATAATCTGGGCAATCTGCTCAATCAACTTGCCCTTTTGGACCTGATAAGGAATTTCAGTGACGACAATCTGCCACGCGCCGCGCCCTTCAGCATCTTCCTTTTCCCATTTCGCCCGCACACGCATCGCGCCGCGACCGCTTTCATAAGCCGCATCAATGACCGATTTCGGATCAACCAGCGTGCCGCCAGTGGGAAGATCAGGCCCCTTTATGATCGCCATAATTTCGACATGTTCCGCCTTGGGGCTATCAATCAGCAAGGTCGCGGCATCGATAATTTCATGAACATTGTGCGACGGGATGCTGGTCGCCATGCCGACCGCGATCCCGCTTGCGCCATTGGCGAGCAAATTGGGAAACAGGCCCGGCATGATTTCCGGTTCTTCATCTTCGCCATTATAAGTGGGCTTGAAATCCACCGTGCCTTCGTCGAGGCCATGCATCAGCTCGATCGCCGTGCGGGTCAGGCGCGCCTCGGTATAGCGATAGGCCGCGGCATTATCGCCGTCGATATTACCGAAATTGCCCTGCCCGTCGACCAAAGGATAGCGCATCGCAAAACTCTGCGCGAGACGGACCATCGCGTCATAGACCGACTGGTCGCCATGGGGATGATATTTACCGATGACGTCCCCGACCACGCGCGCGCATTTCTTATAGCCTTGCGCCGGATCGAGTTTCAGCAGCCGCATCGCCCAGAGCAGGCGGCGATGCACGGGCTTCAGCCCATCGCGCAGATCGGGCAGCGACCGCGCGGTAATCGTCGACATCGCATAGATCAGGTAGCGCTCAGACAGCGCCGCATCAAAAGGCGCATCCACAATCGCGTCAAATTCATCTTCAGGTTCAGCGCCAGGCGCATCGGTAACATCACTCATGGATTGAGCGATAGCAGGGTGAATTTGCGCTGGGTAGTGGGAAAGTGGTGCCGCAAAGATGATAGGCGTGCCCCGGCGCAGGCCGGGGTCCATCTCCGAACGGGTTGCCTGATCGGAACCGTGATGGTGGGCGCGTCATCGCGCTCTGCATGTTCCATATCCGCGGCGTAGAATTCCTGGACAGAAGATGGGCCTCGGCCTGCGCCGGGGTACGGCTGCACTCCAGCAATTCATCGACAAAAATACACGTTTCGTCGTTGACTTATTCGAATCACGCCCTAAACCTGCTGCCCCAAAGTTGGAGGAGTGATGCCATGCGCAAGACTATATTCACAACATTGACGGCCGCAGCGATGCTCGGCCTCGCGGCGTGCAGCGGGGTCGATGAAGCGGCAGTGCAATATGATATGGCCGAGGCGGACATCACGCAATCCGCCGCTGATGGCGCGATGCAGGCGGAACCTGCTGCTGCCATGTCGCCACCGCAAGAAGGCGCCGAGAACAGCACCGAAATTCCGGTCAGCAAGCCCCAGATCGCCTATAAATATGACTATGGTTTCCGCTTGCCCTCCGCCGAAATTCCCACAGCGCAGCAGGCCCATATCGCCCTGTGCAACCAGATGCCCGACAATGGCTGCCGCGTGCTCAACATGTCCAATAGCGGCGGCGAAGGGGAATATGGCACCGGCAACCTCCATCTCGAAGTCGCGGCGCCCAAGGCCCCTGCTTTTGGCGAGCGGCTGGCCGAAGCAGTCGATCAAAGCGGCGGCAGCCAGATTTCCGCGACCATTGCCGGCGAAGACCTGTCCAAGAAAATCGTCGATACCGAAGCCCGCCTGCGCAGCCGGGTGCTGTTGTCCCAGCGGCTGACCGAATTGCTGCGCACACGCAAGGGCACGGTTGCGGAGCTGGTCGAGGCCGAACGCGCCGTGACCGATGTCAATGAAGAGATTGACCAGGCGCGCAGCTGGCTAAAGGAAATGCGCGGGCGCGTGGCCTATAGCACGGTCATCATCAACTATTATTCCAGCGCGCCGGGCTCCGGCAGCTTCTCCGGACCCATTCGCGAGTCATTTAACGACATATCATCGATGCTCGGCTATTCCATCGGGGCGCTGATCACGCTGATTGCGGTCACATTGCCGTGGATATTGCTGCTTGCGCTCGCCATCTATCTGCGCCGCCGGTTCAAGGGCGCAGATCGCACCTTTTGGGGCCATAAAATCAAACAAGATTCCCCAGCAGAGGACTGATTGCACCGCTGACCGCTTTGGCTTATAGAAAGCCCGAGCTTGCCCCGATCGGTCCGGATCTGTTGATTCGCACGATCGGGGCTTGGTTTTTGAACCTTCTTCCTGTGAGTAGGAACCCGTTATGTCCCGTCGTCGCCAAATTTACGAAGGCAAGGCCAAGATCCTCTATGAAGGACCCGAGCCCGGCACGATCATCCAATATTTCAAGGATGATGCGACCGCTTTCAATGCCGAGAAAAAGGGCACGATCAGCGGCAAGGGCGTGATCAACAACCGGGTGAGCGAGCATATTTTTACCCTGCTCGGCCATATCGGCATACCCAGCCATTTCATCCGCCGCCTCAACATGCGCGAACAATTGGTCAAACAGGTCGAGATTGTCCCGATTGAAGTCATCGTCCGCAACGTCGCCGCGGGATCCTTAAGCAAACGTCTGGGCATTGAGGAAGGCACGCCGCTGCCGCACACCTTGCTCGAATATTGCTACAAGGATGATGCGCTGGGCGATCCCCTGGTGGCGGAAGAACATATTGCCTGTTTCGGCTGGGCCACGCAGGAGGAAATGCAGGATATTTCCGCGATGGCGATCCGCATTAACGATTTCATGGCCGGAATGTTTGCCGGAATCGGCATAAAATTGGTCGATTTCAAGCTGGAATTTGGCCGACTTTTTGACGGCGATTTTTCTCGCATCATATTGGCCGACGAAATCAGCCCGGATGGCTGCCGGCTGTGGGATATCGAGACCAATGAGAAGCTCGACAAGGACCGGTTCCGCCGCGACTTGGGCGGAGAAGCCGAAGCATATCAAGAAGTTGCCCGGCGCATGGGGTTATTCCCCGAAGGCGGCCTCAGCGAAGTACTCGATCTTGATAGTGAACGGAAAAAGCGCGGAAAGTAACCATAGTTTTTCGGGCTATTGTTAAATGATGATGCGCATTGTCCGCTCAAGGGGCGGGCAAAACAGCCATAAATTAACCCGATGGTTTACGCGAATTTAACCATTAGACTGATAGCACCGCCCTCATGTGGAACTCATGTGAGGAATTTTTCCGATGCGCCTTTTGATCTTGTTAGCCAGTACAACAATGCTTGCCGCATGCGGCGGCGCCGGCCCCCAGTCAGCGGGCAGCGGCGCTCCCCCAACCGGATCAGGTGGCGGCGGTGTCGGAGATGGCAGCGGGGAAACCCATACATTTGTCAATCCGACCGAACAGAGGACCTACAAAGCAGTTGGAAGTACACACAGCTATCAATATCAGGTAATCGAAGCTGGCAGACCCGGCGCTAGCCAAGGCGCACAGCTCTATCGAGGCGATGCGAAAACCGTTCGGAACTCTAATCTTTCCGTCGATTATAACCCGCGTGACGCTATTTTTAATGTCAGCTTCTCAAATGGCTTGGCCGGCACATCTGCTACCAGTCGGTTTCAAGATCCCTTGCATCGTACCGATTTTGGCGGGGCGCTAGAACCGCAATTCGGCACACCCGATCTGGAATCCGCGGCTTTCGGATTTGAGGGAATCAACTATCTTGAAGCAGGCAGCAGCAATAATCTTACACGCCGACCCGGCGGAGAATTTATTTTTGATCTCATCGACACTGGGGCACCCGGTAGCCGTGATGTGACCACGTTCTTCTACCAGACCCCTGGCACGGAGACCCAACATGTTACATTTGCTGGTTATCTCCGCAACACGGCCGGCGTCGTTCAATCCGAAATAGACAATGCAGATGGCAGCACCAGCACCATATTAACCCAAACCAATACATTCGAACGTGGTGCTTTTGCTTACGGCGAGCTGACGGCAACTGATGCCATTCCAACAACCGGTACAGGCTCTTTCGAAGGCGCAATGCTAGCCTCGATGGTATTTAACAACCTGCCGGATGCAATCGGCAACACCGACACCTATTTCCAATGGATCGCAGGCCGGGCAACGACCGCCATCGATTTCGGCGCCAACACATTTTCGCTGTCGCTTGATGGCAATGTTAGCGCCCCGTTGTTCGACGGCACCAGCCGGGCGCACAGCGTTTTCGAAAATGCGCAGTTCCGCGCCAACGGTGCTGGCCAGATCGATCTGGTCGCAGCGGGCGGTTTTTTAGGTCAGTTTAATGAAGCATGGGTTGTCAATCCGGG
Encoded proteins:
- the parC gene encoding DNA topoisomerase IV subunit A is translated as MSDVTDAPGAEPEDEFDAIVDAPFDAALSERYLIYAMSTITARSLPDLRDGLKPVHRRLLWAMRLLKLDPAQGYKKCARVVGDVIGKYHPHGDQSVYDAMVRLAQSFAMRYPLVDGQGNFGNIDGDNAAAYRYTEARLTRTAIELMHGLDEGTVDFKPTYNGEDEEPEIMPGLFPNLLANGASGIAVGMATSIPSHNVHEIIDAATLLIDSPKAEHVEIMAIIKGPDLPTGGTLVDPKSVIDAAYESGRGAMRVRAKWEKEDAEGRGAWQIVVTEIPYQVQKGKLIEQIAQIIADKKLPILADIRDESDEDVRIVLEPKSRAVDPGDLMNALFRMSDLENRFSLNMNVLDKDRTPKVMGITEVLKQWIVHQIEVLVRRSRHRMDKIDARLELLEGYIIAYLNLDRVIEIIRNNDEPKPMLMEEFKLNDRQAEAILNMRLRSLRKLEEMELRSERDKLLEEREGLEKLIDSPARQKTRLKKDLAAMRKLYAEDTALGARRTMLEEAAPAREISLEAFIEKEPVTVIMSQRGWIKAMKGHADLSAPESFKFKEGDGPKFAFHAQTTDKLLMCCDNGRFYTLGADKLPGARGFGEPVASMVDMDPGTEPIAMMAADMAGKLLIASTWGRGFITHIKDVVAETKKGRQVVNLKGDAKLLVVRPVPEGADHIAAIGENRKLVVFALSEMPEMAKGQGVMLQRYKDGGLSDATVFKLEEGLSWAMGGDTGRTRTEHDLTMWRVARGAAGRLPPTGFPKTGKFD
- a CDS encoding DUF4349 domain-containing protein, giving the protein MRKTIFTTLTAAAMLGLAACSGVDEAAVQYDMAEADITQSAADGAMQAEPAAAMSPPQEGAENSTEIPVSKPQIAYKYDYGFRLPSAEIPTAQQAHIALCNQMPDNGCRVLNMSNSGGEGEYGTGNLHLEVAAPKAPAFGERLAEAVDQSGGSQISATIAGEDLSKKIVDTEARLRSRVLLSQRLTELLRTRKGTVAELVEAERAVTDVNEEIDQARSWLKEMRGRVAYSTVIINYYSSAPGSGSFSGPIRESFNDISSMLGYSIGALITLIAVTLPWILLLALAIYLRRRFKGADRTFWGHKIKQDSPAED
- the purC gene encoding phosphoribosylaminoimidazolesuccinocarboxamide synthase — translated: MSRRRQIYEGKAKILYEGPEPGTIIQYFKDDATAFNAEKKGTISGKGVINNRVSEHIFTLLGHIGIPSHFIRRLNMREQLVKQVEIVPIEVIVRNVAAGSLSKRLGIEEGTPLPHTLLEYCYKDDALGDPLVAEEHIACFGWATQEEMQDISAMAIRINDFMAGMFAGIGIKLVDFKLEFGRLFDGDFSRIILADEISPDGCRLWDIETNEKLDKDRFRRDLGGEAEAYQEVARRMGLFPEGGLSEVLDLDSERKKRGK